The DNA window GTAGCTGCTGCCTTAGCTTTCCTTGGCATATATACAACGTCATATTGTGTACAACTTTAGGGTTTGCATTTAATCCTCAAGGGTTCACCTTCTTTCACATCTGTTTATACTATATCCCTATTTACTAAGTGGGGAAGGGGCTCCTTTATATAGTGCTTCGCTGTTAAGTCAATACCTGTTCTGTTTTGGGGATGTTCTTTTCACGcattaagaaatttcaaaattaaagaaaaggtgGGGCTTCTGAGCATCAGGAGGGAGCCCAGTTTTCTGGTGGCCAGGTGGAATTCCTACCCCTTAGGGCCCCCCAGGAAGCAGGTTCAAGGACAGAGCAGGTCACAGGGCACGTCTGAGGCAGGATCTGTTAGTATCTTGTCTATTTCATGGAACCCACATCAGCATACAGACTCCCAGCCACGCCACACACCCACAGGGAACCACAGCTccagccttcctccctcccttcttgctCCTAAACCCCGACAACCCTAGCCCCTAGAATCTCAAGGAGTCACGTTCAGACGGGATAAATGCCCTGTCTGTGTTTGAGACACCCCAAGTCGGAGCCTCTGTCTCTTCAAGAGGCCAGACTCTCCCAAATCCTTTCCCACAAggtaacagagagacacaggggcTTTAGAAACCAGGcaagttttaaatatatgttggcacaataataacattaaatacaCATCATAAATAAGCCTTATAAATAGGAAACagataaaaactaataaaaatcgATAAATTAGTCATATCCCTCCAAAGAATTGGCCCAGCCTCttctgcccgcccccctcccacAACCATTGTTTCAGCATGAGGATATTTCATGATGCACCACCAGGGGGAGCAGCCAGCAGCCGGGACCCAAGACTGAGCGCTTCCAGGTAGTAGGTCTATAGAGAACTCAAGTCTTCTGGCCATGTCCATTTGCACTGCATTCCGATAGCCACTCTATGTCACTGAATCCCAGCAACTGACAAGCAGAGAGGGCTTTACACCAACCCCCTCGAATcacaaagagaaaactgaagtccagagaggtaAAGTGGCCTGCCTGAGGCCACAGAGTGAGTTAGGGGTTGAGCTGGGACCTGAGCCCTGTTCTtagagtgcccccccccccacccagatcAGTGCTTCTTCTAGGACACTCTGCCCCTGTCACAGCTGCCTAAAGTGAGGTCACCCAGATGTCCAGGTGTCTGGTCTGAGACTGGCAATGAGGCATAGGAGGCCTGCTCAGGCCCTGACCTCCCCCTCGGAACCAAGCCACCATGGAAAGGAGGAAGTCTGGGGGCAACAGCCCTGCAAGTCATGAGAGGGAAGGGCCGGCAGGCCTCTGGGGAgcagagcggggggggggagggcagtcAGTCTGGCCATGAGTCAACCTGTGTCATCAGACCCCTGAATCAATGGAAAGTTGGCCCCGCGTGGCCTAACCCTGCCACCCCACCGAGACTGGGGAACTCAGGGCTGGGGGCTCAATGGCCGGACTCTACTGTCCCAGCCCGGAGGAGGTAGAGCGGCCTGCCTAGCTCCCACACCTTAAAGTGCACTTCTGAGAGGTGGGGAACAGAGGGGAGTGGGGTTTGGAGGCCCCAAGGGAGATGCCATCCTACACAGTACCTGTGGATCCTTTATCTGCCAGGGGTGCCCCTAAGGCTACCGGGGCAGCTGCCCCCTGGGCAGGAGTCTCTTGTTCTTCCTGGAGAGTTGCATCCTGCGGGTCCCCTTCCACAGGCCCTGGTGGGGGCTGTGTCTCCGGCTCCGACTTGGGCTCTCCCCCCACTCTCGGAAGACCTGCCCCACGGAGTGCATGAAGCGGTGATAGCCATGCAGGAACCTGCAGCCCTCTAGCCGGCGCTGAAAGGTgtctgaggtgggggtgggcgaCGGAGACGTCCCTGGGTCTGTCGGAGTGGGCTCTGTTGTCTCCGAGGAGCCTGGAAGCAGCTGGGCCATGCAGTGGATGTTGTTCTTGAACCCGCGAATGTTCTGCTTCGCCCTATTCAGCGTCTCCAAGTCCTGGGCTTTGGGGATGTCCCGCTGCAAGGCAGTCAGTCTGTGCAGAACGCGGCCCAGCGTGGTGTCAAGGGTCCGCAGGAATTCCCACCTGCCGAGCCCCTGCAGGGCATCCCTGCTGGGGAAGGCCCCGGGGCGCTCCCGACAGTGCTCCTTCAGTCCATCCTTGTCCAAACCTTGGCTTTGGATCTGGAGGGAAAGGAGAATCAGGGGGTGAGCACTAGAGCCCCCACCGCGtgcgcacgcgtgcacacacacacacactcacagacaaGTCTGCTCTGGTCTGCCTTGAAATGCTGGACCTCATGCACCCCATCCAGTCCTCCCATTGTAcagatcaagaaactgaggccagagaggggtgAGGACTCCCCAGTGTCAGGGGACAGAAGGATGCTGGGGGGCTGGCTGGGGTGACTGCCCAGGCGGTGACTGTGGTGCGGGGAGTGTAACCGTGGGCTTCAGGAGAGCAGGTCTCTGTTTTGGTCACTGCTGTGTTTCTACCACTACACCTGAGGGTTGGGACAAGCTGGGAAAGCTCTATCGTCTCCTTAGTGTTTCAGAGTTAGGCCTGGAGAGTTCCCTGTGGCCCTGGAATTATACGGGGACTTGGTTTCCCCACCGGCCCCGTATGGAGTGGGAGTTGCGTGAATGGGAGTTGGGCCTCATCCTCTCTGGGCTCACTCCTGCCCTAAACTAGTTCTCGGAGCCTCAGGTGCCACCAGGGGCCAGGCACTCACATAGGGATCCAGGAGCAGGCTGGTGCGCTGCATGATGTCCGCCTGCTTCTGGAGCTGCGCAAGCAGCTCTTGGTACTTGTCCAAACAGCTGCCCATGGCCGGCGTGCTCAGGAACAGGAGTCCGAGGACCAGACCTGGGGCagagaagcggggggggggggggtgtcacctGACTTGGGGAGGTCAGGGAGGCCGCCCCCGAGGGCCTCAGAGGGCATAGCCCATCGTCCCAGGCTTCATGCCGTCGAGGGTGGGGCTGGGCACTGTGTATGCACTGCAGCACCTGCTGgggccaccaccacctccccagtGAGTCACCTCCCAGCATCCAAAGTAGTGGCTGGGCTTCACCAAGCAGGCCCTTGAGAGGAGTTCCTGTGCCTGCCAATCTTGCCAACCTTAGGATCTGACACAAGGCAGCCCAGGTGGGGCTGCTCCCTGCAAGGCCTCTGCGCCAAGTCCCTGGGCTCCCCTGTCACAGACCCTGGCATTCTGTGCAGGTGGGCTCAGCCTGGGAGCAGCCTGGTGCCCGGAGCTATGCCTGCACAAGCAAGAGAGGCTGCCGTTCCCGCAGAAGGTTCTGTCTGCAAAGGATGTGTGGGATCATCTAGACCATAGCACCATTCTACCGACAGGAAAATCAAGGCACTGAGGGAGAAGGGTTTGCCCAGGTCACACAAGGCCAGCACTGTCCTCGACCTCGTgcaccttcctcttctctccattaGTGTCCACTTCTATCATGCCCACCAGGGATGCTATGAGCCAggctgtttggggtggggggggcatagTTACTGCTTGGCAggctccccacacccaccccccaggCACCGGCAGCCATGTGGTCGGAAGGGGCCTGTGGCGCAATGGCCCGGAAGGCAGTGACACCATGTTCCCTTCCTAAGAGCCGTTCAGCCCCTTGGGGAAGACGCTGCTGGGGACGGCTGAGGGGTTGGCCACCCAGGCACTGAGACCATAGGGCGCTCCTTGCTACCTCCCCAGGTATCTGCAGCCGGGTtgggccgggggggagggggttccaTGTGAGCGCTGTGTGCACGTGGGACTAGGGTGTCTTCATGGGTGTGTGTCCAGGTCTGAGTGAGGCAGAGGAACGAACTGACCACGCACAAGCACTGTGCCCAGTCCACCCTGGGGGCCCAGGCTGCATGTGGGGGTTCCCGGGTTGGTGAGATTGAGGGCTCTGAA is part of the Zalophus californianus isolate mZalCal1 chromosome 14, mZalCal1.pri.v2, whole genome shotgun sequence genome and encodes:
- the OSM gene encoding oncostatin-M → MRAQLMRRTLPSLVLGLLFLSTPAMGSCLDKYQELLAQLQKQADIMQRTSLLLDPYIQSQGLDKDGLKEHCRERPGAFPSRDALQGLGRWEFLRTLDTTLGRVLHRLTALQRDIPKAQDLETLNRAKQNIRGFKNNIHCMAQLLPGSSETTEPTPTDPGTSPSPTPTSDTFQRRLEGCRFLHGYHRFMHSVGQVFREWGESPSRSRRHSPHQGLWKGTRRMQLSRKNKRLLPRGQLPR